One Ananas comosus cultivar F153 linkage group 1, ASM154086v1, whole genome shotgun sequence DNA window includes the following coding sequences:
- the LOC109723426 gene encoding GDSL esterase/lipase At1g71691-like, translating into MATTHTYPTLTIPTTLLLLLLHYHLLPHTTSLSLVHATHEGAVQGEARVEGADDVGSGRRKELVPAMFAFGDSLIDNGNNNNLPSFAKANYYPYGVDFAAGPTGRFSNGYTIVDEIANLLGLPLIPPYSEAAGDDQLHGVNYASAAAGILDITGRNFVGRIPFNEQIKNLETTLDRITNDLGADAAADAIGRCIFFVGMGSNDYLNNYLMPNYDTRSRYNGEQFAELLVQQFARQLTSLYNLGARKLVVSGVGSMGCIPSMLARDPHSRCSPDVDRQLILPFNSKVRSTVNALNVDLPHAKLIYVDIYAMFTDILTSPASYGFSVTDRACCGIGQNAGEITCLPFQTPCANRDEYVFWDAFHPTAAVNIILAKQAFYGSPNVVFPINILQLANLELDPKP; encoded by the exons ATGGCCACCACCCACACCTATCCAACCCTAACTATCCCCAccacccttctcctcctcctccttcactACCACCTTCTCCCTCACACTACCTCACTCTCTTTGGTGCATGCAACTCATGAGGGAGCAGTGCAAGGAGAAGCACGAGTAGAGGGAGCCGACGACGTCGGGAGCGGGCGCCGCAAGGAGTTGGTCCCCGCGATGTTCGCCTTCGGAGACTCCCTCATCGACAACggcaacaacaacaacctcCCCTCCTTCGCCAAGGCCAACTACTACCCTTACGGCGTCGACTTCGCCGCCGGCCCCACCGGGAGGTTCTCCAATGGCTACACCATTGTTGATGagattg CTAATCTTCTTGGGCTTCCTCTGATTCCGCCGTACTCTGAAGCTGCCGGCGATGATCAACTCCACGGCGTCAACTACgcgtccgccgccgccggaatTCTCGACATCACCGGCCGGAATTTC GTGGGTCGGATACCGTTCAACGAACAGATCAAGAACTTGGAGACGACGCTGGACCGGATCACCAACGACCTGGGGGCGGACGCGGCGGCGGACGCCATCGGGCGCTGCATCTTCTTCGTGGGGATGGGGAGCAACGACTACCTCAACAACTATCTCATGCCCAACTACGACACCAGGAGCCGATACAACGGGGAGCAGTTTGCCGAGCTCCTCGTCCAGCAGTTCGCTCGCCAACTCACT AGCCTGTACAACCTTGGAGCCCGGAAATTGGTGGTGTCCGGGGTGGGGTCCATGGGCTGCATACCGAGCATGCTCGCGCGGGACCCACACAGCCGTTGCTCCCCGGACGTTGACCGCCAGCTCATCCTCCCCTTCAACTCCAAAGTCAGGTCAACGGTCAACGCCCTCAACGTCGACCTCCCCCATGCAAAGCTCATCTACGTCGACATCTACGCCATGTTCACCGATATCCTCACAAGCCCCGCATCGTACG GGTTCAGCGTGACCGACAGGGCCTGCTGTGGGATCGGGCAGAACGCAGGGGAGATCACGTGCCTGCCGTTCCAGACGCCTTGCGCGAACAGAGATGAGTATGTGTTCTGGGATGCATTTCACCCCACAGCAGCAGTGAACATCATTCTGGCAAAGCAGGCATTCTATGGGAGCCCTAATGTCGTCTTCCCCATCAACATTCTCCAGCTCGCCAACCTTGAACTTGACCCTAAACCCtga